From one Streptomyces sp. R41 genomic stretch:
- a CDS encoding roadblock/LC7 domain-containing protein, producing the protein MTAPKAAEPTTTSKASGELNWLLDELVDRVASIRKAIVLSGDGLPTGASKDLTREDSEHLAAVASGFHSLAKGVGRHFEAGSVRQTVVELDEAFLFVTAAGDGSCLAVLSDADSDVGQVAYEMTLLVKRVGVHLAATPRTDLPSGG; encoded by the coding sequence ATGACCGCACCGAAGGCCGCAGAACCCACCACGACCAGCAAGGCGTCAGGCGAGCTGAACTGGCTTCTCGACGAACTGGTGGACCGCGTTGCCAGCATCCGCAAGGCGATCGTGCTCTCCGGCGACGGCCTTCCCACCGGGGCCTCCAAGGACCTGACCCGGGAGGACAGCGAGCACCTGGCCGCCGTCGCCTCCGGCTTCCACAGCCTCGCCAAGGGTGTCGGCCGCCACTTCGAGGCGGGCAGCGTCCGGCAGACCGTCGTCGAGCTCGACGAGGCCTTCCTGTTCGTCACGGCCGCCGGGGACGGCAGCTGCCTCGCCGTCCTCTCAGACGCGGACTCCGACGTCGGGCAGGTCGCCTACGAGATGACACTCCTCGTCAAGCGGGTCGGCGTACATCTGGCAGCCACTCCGCGCACCGATCTGCCTTCGGGCGGGTAG
- a CDS encoding nitrate- and nitrite sensing domain-containing protein, with the protein MRFRGKSIRRKIVALLLVPLVSLTAIWGFATVLTGRAANQLFNVSDIVEKIGYPTEDTVRVLQQERRQTLVYLADPRASDGLAALKRSRTATDRAVAKIRKNAKDEDLREEMGAGTAGRLTSLLDAVGGIDSLRRSVEDGTVPRAEALNQYNLLVDPCYALLASLDGVDNVAMDKQARALLNVTRARELLSREDALLGSALVAGRISRDEIRDISDLVAQRTLLYDISLPLLPSSERERFERYWKNADTAPLRVAEHSVVTSAAGAPRGVTAKSWDSAAGHVLDDLGDLDDKAGDRYQDRVRPVAMSVIVKAVIAGVLGLIAVLVSLVMSVRIGRSLIRDLRRLRLEAHEASGVRLPSVMRRLSAGEQVDVETEVPRLEYDKNEIGEVGQALNTLQRAAVEAAVKQSELRDGVSEVFVNLARRSQVLLHKQLTLLDTMERRTEDTDELADLFRLDHLTTRMRRHAEGLVILSGAAPSRQWRKPVQLMDIVRAAVAEVEDYERIEVRRLPRVAVTGPAVADLTHLVAELLENATVFSPPHTAVQVLGERVANGFTLEIHDRGLGMAAEALLDANLRLAETPEFELSDTDRLGLFVVSRLAQRQNVRVSLQPSPYGGTTAVVFIPDPLLTDDVPDTNGIGFRLDRALPAKGGETEESRKAALSQMPVRLPGLPASILDGPVELEAPVDVDRGLDALTGFPGALDDEESERGGLFRPRRSIVGVPGEQHQQAGDSRGEPARSGDDDLPDAAPVPLPRRRAPKLVSSHGRPVAQTRSRRDETDEELAEDFASRQSMEPVQNLEPAERGALELDGGKLLPARRGARGESPARPGGERSEAPGLREASGVREAAGLREAPGLREAPDLRDAPTLPKRTRRTPASPSTDETTPRSDAVTGEAESGVGPLPRRVRQANLAPQLKAGPERRTERDKARDGTGADPADRDADEVRNRMASLQRGWRRGRQENAAGDEAQDGTAPGTTKGDGR; encoded by the coding sequence ATGCGCTTTCGCGGGAAGTCCATCCGCCGGAAGATCGTGGCGCTGCTCCTCGTGCCGCTGGTGTCCTTGACCGCGATCTGGGGCTTTGCGACCGTGCTCACGGGCCGCGCGGCCAACCAGCTGTTCAACGTGTCGGACATCGTGGAGAAGATCGGCTACCCCACCGAGGACACCGTCCGCGTCCTCCAGCAGGAACGTCGCCAGACCCTCGTCTATTTGGCCGATCCCCGCGCCTCCGACGGGCTTGCGGCGCTCAAGCGCAGCAGGACTGCCACCGACCGGGCCGTGGCGAAGATCCGTAAGAACGCCAAGGACGAGGACCTGCGCGAGGAGATGGGCGCGGGCACCGCGGGGCGCCTCACCTCCCTCCTGGACGCCGTCGGCGGCATCGACTCGCTGCGCCGCAGCGTCGAGGACGGAACGGTGCCCCGCGCCGAGGCCCTCAATCAGTACAACCTTCTCGTGGACCCCTGCTACGCCCTCCTGGCCTCCCTCGACGGCGTCGACAACGTGGCGATGGACAAGCAGGCCCGCGCCCTCCTCAACGTCACCCGCGCCCGCGAGCTGCTCTCCCGCGAGGACGCCCTCCTCGGCTCCGCACTCGTCGCGGGCCGTATCTCGCGCGACGAGATCCGCGACATCTCCGACCTCGTGGCCCAGCGCACCCTGCTCTACGACATCAGCCTGCCGCTGCTGCCCTCCTCGGAGCGCGAACGCTTCGAGCGCTATTGGAAGAACGCCGACACGGCGCCCCTGCGCGTGGCCGAGCATTCCGTCGTCACCTCCGCCGCCGGGGCACCCCGCGGCGTCACCGCGAAGAGCTGGGACAGTGCGGCCGGGCATGTCCTCGACGACCTCGGCGACTTGGACGACAAGGCGGGCGACCGCTATCAGGACCGCGTCCGGCCCGTGGCCATGAGCGTCATCGTCAAGGCGGTCATCGCGGGCGTCCTCGGGCTCATCGCCGTGCTGGTCTCGCTCGTCATGTCCGTACGCATCGGCCGGAGCCTCATCCGCGATCTGCGCCGACTGCGCCTGGAGGCCCACGAGGCGTCCGGCGTCCGGCTGCCCAGCGTCATGCGCCGCCTCTCCGCCGGCGAACAGGTCGACGTCGAGACCGAAGTGCCGCGCCTGGAGTACGACAAGAACGAGATCGGCGAGGTCGGCCAGGCCCTCAACACCCTTCAGCGCGCCGCCGTCGAGGCCGCGGTCAAGCAGTCCGAACTGCGCGACGGCGTCTCCGAGGTCTTCGTCAACCTCGCCCGCCGCAGCCAGGTCCTGCTCCACAAGCAGCTCACCCTGCTCGACACGATGGAGCGCAGGACCGAGGACACCGACGAACTCGCCGACCTCTTCCGCCTCGACCACCTGACCACGCGCATGCGTCGCCATGCGGAAGGCCTGGTCATCCTCTCCGGCGCCGCCCCGTCCCGGCAGTGGCGCAAGCCGGTCCAGCTCATGGACATCGTCCGCGCCGCCGTCGCCGAGGTCGAGGACTACGAGCGCATCGAGGTACGGCGTCTTCCGCGCGTCGCCGTCACGGGGCCCGCGGTCGCCGACCTCACCCACCTCGTGGCCGAACTCCTGGAGAACGCCACGGTGTTCTCACCCCCGCACACAGCCGTGCAGGTCCTCGGCGAGCGTGTCGCCAACGGCTTCACCCTGGAGATCCACGACCGCGGCCTGGGCATGGCCGCCGAGGCGCTCCTCGACGCCAACCTGCGGCTCGCCGAGACCCCCGAGTTCGAACTCTCCGACACCGACCGGCTCGGCCTCTTCGTGGTCAGCCGGCTCGCGCAGCGGCAGAACGTCCGCGTCTCCCTCCAGCCGTCCCCCTACGGTGGCACCACCGCGGTGGTGTTCATCCCCGACCCGCTGCTCACCGACGACGTCCCGGACACCAACGGCATCGGCTTCCGCCTCGACCGCGCGCTGCCCGCCAAGGGGGGCGAGACCGAGGAGAGCCGCAAGGCCGCGCTCTCCCAGATGCCGGTGCGACTCCCGGGGCTGCCCGCCTCGATCCTGGACGGTCCGGTCGAGTTGGAGGCGCCGGTCGACGTGGACCGGGGGCTCGACGCCCTCACCGGTTTCCCGGGCGCCCTCGACGACGAGGAGAGCGAGCGCGGCGGTCTGTTCCGGCCGCGCCGCTCCATCGTCGGCGTCCCGGGCGAGCAGCACCAGCAGGCGGGTGACAGCCGTGGCGAGCCCGCCCGCTCCGGCGACGACGACCTTCCGGATGCTGCCCCCGTCCCGCTGCCGAGGCGCCGGGCCCCCAAGCTCGTCAGCTCGCACGGCCGTCCCGTGGCCCAGACGAGGTCGCGGCGCGACGAGACGGACGAGGAACTCGCCGAGGACTTCGCATCACGGCAGAGCATGGAGCCGGTGCAGAACCTGGAGCCGGCGGAGCGCGGCGCGCTGGAACTCGACGGCGGAAAGCTGCTGCCGGCCCGGCGCGGGGCGCGCGGCGAAAGCCCGGCACGGCCTGGCGGTGAGCGCTCCGAGGCCCCTGGCCTGCGAGAAGCCTCCGGCGTGCGAGAAGCCGCCGGTCTGCGTGAGGCGCCCGGTCTGCGTGAGGCGCCCGACCTCCGCGATGCCCCCACCCTCCCCAAACGCACCCGTCGCACCCCCGCGTCGCCGAGTACGGACGAGACCACCCCGCGCTCCGACGCCGTGACGGGAGAGGCAGAATCGGGTGTGGGCCCGCTGCCCCGCCGCGTCAGACAGGCCAATCTGGCCCCGCAGTTGAAGGCCGGCCCCGAACGCCGCACCGAGCGCGACAAGGCCCGCGACGGTACGGGAGCGGACCCTGCCGACCGCGACGCCGACGAGGTACGCAACCGGATGGCCTCGCTCCAGCGGGGCTGGCGGCGCGGCCGCCAGGAGAACGCCGCGGGCGACGAGGCCCAGGACGGCACAGCACCAGGAACGACAAAGGGGGACGGTCGATGA
- a CDS encoding GntR family transcriptional regulator — protein MAELTGLADDRALLGRTSTAERVSDILRSRIAEGFFPPGTRLSEDSIGGALGVSRNTLREAFRLLTHERLLVHELNRGVFVRVLTVEDVEDIYRTRGLVECAVVRGLAEPPYAVDGLAQAVADGRRAAREGDWKGVSTANIHFHRELVALAGSARTDELMRSVFAELRLAFHVVDDPRRLHEPYLARNREILQTLQAGDRDGAERLLAVYLDDSLKGLVEVYARRVADGGQGIG, from the coding sequence ATGGCAGAGCTGACGGGACTGGCCGACGATCGCGCCCTGCTGGGCCGCACGAGCACCGCCGAGCGGGTCTCGGACATCCTCAGGAGCCGCATCGCCGAGGGCTTCTTCCCGCCCGGCACGCGACTGTCCGAGGACAGCATCGGCGGGGCGCTCGGCGTCTCGCGCAACACCTTGCGTGAGGCGTTCCGGCTGCTCACGCACGAACGGCTGCTGGTGCACGAGCTCAATCGCGGGGTCTTCGTCCGGGTGCTGACCGTCGAGGATGTCGAGGACATCTACCGCACCCGCGGTCTCGTCGAGTGCGCCGTGGTCCGTGGCCTCGCCGAGCCGCCGTACGCCGTGGACGGCCTCGCCCAGGCCGTCGCCGACGGGCGGCGGGCGGCGCGCGAAGGTGACTGGAAAGGCGTCTCCACCGCCAACATCCACTTCCACCGGGAGCTGGTCGCGCTCGCCGGGAGCGCCCGCACCGACGAGCTGATGCGCAGCGTCTTCGCCGAACTGCGCCTTGCCTTCCATGTGGTGGACGACCCACGGCGCCTCCACGAGCCGTATCTCGCCCGTAACCGCGAGATCCTCCAGACCCTCCAGGCGGGCGACCGGGACGGAGCCGAGCGGCTGCTCGCGGTCTACCTCGACGACTCGCTCAAGGGGCTGGTGGAGGTGTACGCGCGGCGGGTGGCCGACGGCGGGCAGGGGATCGGCTGA
- a CDS encoding MFS transporter: MSTTPPSQALTADARPGTGEPTAQEGAFAWLHALGPRGRRAFAGAFGGYALDSYDYFTLPLSMVALAAYFGLDSGQTGLFTTVTLVVSAVGGAVAGVVADRIGRVKALMITVATYAVFTVACGFAPNYETLLVFRALQGLGFGGEWAVGAILVAEYASPKHRGRTLGAIQSSWAVGWGLAVLVNTLVFQFLDDGLAWRVMFWTGALPALLVLWVRRQVHDAPEAAERRADSAEKGSFAAIFKPGRAGAPGLLRTTVFAGLLSTGVQGGYYTLATWVPTYLKTERGLSVVGTGTYLTFLISGAFIGYLTGGYLTDKLGRKRNILLFAILSAACILAYANIPSGANTLLLVLGFPLGFCMSAIFSGFGSFLSELYPTAVRGTGQGFTYNTGRAVGAAFPTAVGFLADSWGVGGALVFGAIGYALAALALIGLPETRGKELL; encoded by the coding sequence ATGAGCACGACCCCTCCGTCCCAGGCCCTGACGGCCGACGCCCGGCCCGGCACGGGTGAACCCACCGCTCAGGAAGGCGCGTTCGCCTGGCTGCACGCGCTCGGCCCGCGCGGCCGCCGGGCCTTCGCCGGCGCGTTCGGCGGCTACGCCCTCGACTCCTACGACTACTTCACACTGCCGCTCAGCATGGTCGCGCTGGCGGCGTACTTCGGCCTGGACAGCGGCCAGACCGGCCTGTTCACCACGGTCACGCTGGTCGTCTCGGCGGTCGGCGGCGCCGTCGCCGGTGTCGTCGCGGACCGGATCGGACGCGTCAAGGCGCTGATGATCACCGTGGCCACCTACGCGGTGTTCACCGTGGCCTGCGGTTTCGCGCCCAACTACGAGACGCTGCTGGTGTTCCGCGCCCTTCAGGGGCTCGGTTTCGGCGGCGAGTGGGCGGTCGGCGCGATCCTGGTCGCCGAGTACGCGAGCCCGAAGCACCGGGGCCGCACGCTCGGCGCGATCCAGAGCTCCTGGGCCGTCGGCTGGGGGCTCGCCGTGCTCGTCAACACCCTCGTCTTCCAGTTCCTGGACGACGGTCTGGCCTGGCGCGTGATGTTCTGGACCGGCGCGCTGCCCGCGCTGCTCGTCCTGTGGGTGCGGCGCCAGGTGCATGACGCCCCGGAGGCGGCCGAACGCCGCGCGGACAGCGCCGAGAAGGGCTCGTTCGCGGCGATCTTCAAGCCGGGCAGGGCCGGCGCGCCCGGGCTGCTGCGGACGACGGTCTTCGCGGGCCTGCTCTCCACGGGAGTCCAGGGCGGCTACTACACACTGGCCACCTGGGTGCCCACGTACCTCAAGACAGAGCGTGGACTGTCGGTCGTCGGCACCGGGACGTATCTCACCTTCCTGATCTCCGGGGCCTTCATCGGCTACCTCACGGGCGGCTATCTCACCGACAAACTGGGCCGCAAGCGCAACATCCTGCTCTTCGCGATCCTGTCCGCGGCGTGCATCCTCGCGTACGCGAACATCCCCAGCGGCGCCAACACCCTTCTCCTTGTGCTCGGTTTCCCGCTCGGCTTCTGCATGTCGGCGATCTTCAGCGGCTTCGGCTCGTTCCTCAGCGAGCTGTACCCGACGGCGGTGCGCGGCACGGGACAGGGCTTCACGTACAACACGGGACGCGCCGTTGGCGCCGCCTTCCCCACCGCCGTCGGCTTCCTGGCCGACAGCTGGGGCGTGGGCGGCGCGCTGGTCTTCGGCGCGATCGGCTACGCCCTGGCCGCGCTGGCCCTGATCGGACTCCCCGAGACCCGTGGGAAGGAGCTCCTGTGA
- a CDS encoding putative hydro-lyase, giving the protein MNDTVQGRPSNLLEIDGHAHAWTPNKARAQFRSGMSGPTAGVAAGYTQANLISVPADWAYDMLLFCQRNPKPCPVLDVTDAGSWTTPLAPGADLRTDLPRYRVWEHGELVDEPTDVVDRWRDDLVSFLIGCSSTFEWALSEAGVPMRHIEQGRNVSMYVTGRQCRPAGRLHGPMVVSMRPVPPEHLAAAIRESSLLPAVHGSPVHCGEPSGLGIEDLSRPDFGDPVDAAPDDIPVFWACGVTPQAAVMASRPPFAITHAPGRMFLTDTRDEQYRVA; this is encoded by the coding sequence GTGAACGACACCGTCCAAGGCCGCCCGTCGAACCTGCTGGAAATCGACGGCCACGCGCACGCGTGGACCCCCAACAAGGCGCGTGCCCAGTTCCGTTCGGGCATGTCGGGCCCCACAGCCGGAGTCGCCGCGGGCTACACCCAGGCGAACCTGATCTCGGTGCCCGCCGACTGGGCGTACGACATGCTGCTGTTCTGCCAGCGCAACCCGAAACCCTGTCCGGTCCTCGACGTCACCGACGCCGGTTCCTGGACCACTCCGCTCGCTCCGGGCGCCGACCTGCGCACCGACCTGCCGCGCTACCGGGTGTGGGAACACGGTGAGTTGGTCGACGAGCCCACGGACGTGGTCGACCGCTGGCGCGACGACCTGGTCTCGTTCCTCATCGGGTGCAGCTCCACCTTCGAGTGGGCGCTGAGCGAGGCGGGCGTCCCGATGCGCCACATCGAGCAGGGCCGCAACGTCTCCATGTACGTGACGGGACGCCAGTGCCGTCCGGCCGGGCGGCTGCACGGCCCCATGGTGGTGTCGATGCGCCCCGTCCCGCCCGAGCATCTGGCCGCGGCGATCAGGGAGAGCAGCCTGCTGCCCGCCGTGCACGGCAGCCCGGTGCACTGCGGCGAGCCGTCGGGTCTGGGCATCGAGGATCTCTCGCGTCCCGACTTCGGCGATCCGGTGGACGCCGCACCGGACGACATCCCGGTGTTCTGGGCCTGCGGAGTGACCCCGCAGGCGGCCGTGATGGCGTCCCGTCCGCCCTTCGCGATCACCCACGCGCCCGGCCGGATGTTCCTCACGGACACCCGCGACGAGCAGTACCGCGTGGCCTGA
- a CDS encoding LamB/YcsF family protein: MTPIDLNADLGEGFGRWRLTDDEQLLSVVTSANVACGFHAGDAVTMRRVCELAAERGVRIGAQVSYRDLAGFGRRAMDVPPDELAAEVAYQIGALEVFARAAGTRVSYVKPHGALYNRVVHDEEQARAVVDGVLLADATLPVLGLPSSRFLKLAEQAGLPTATEAFADRAYTEEGTLVPRTQDGAVITDADTVVERSVGLARFGMVNSHSGERIPVRARSLCLHGDTPGAVELARRVRTRLESSGVRVEAFV; encoded by the coding sequence ATGACCCCGATCGATCTCAACGCCGACCTCGGCGAGGGCTTCGGCCGCTGGCGCCTCACCGACGACGAACAGCTGCTGTCCGTCGTCACCAGCGCCAATGTGGCCTGCGGTTTCCACGCCGGGGACGCGGTCACCATGCGACGCGTGTGCGAGCTGGCGGCCGAGCGCGGCGTGCGGATCGGCGCCCAGGTCTCCTACCGGGACCTGGCGGGGTTCGGGCGGCGCGCGATGGACGTGCCGCCCGACGAGCTGGCCGCCGAAGTGGCGTACCAGATCGGCGCCTTGGAGGTGTTCGCGCGCGCGGCGGGCACGCGCGTGTCGTACGTGAAGCCGCACGGCGCGCTCTACAACCGTGTCGTGCACGACGAGGAACAGGCGAGGGCGGTGGTCGACGGCGTGCTGCTCGCGGACGCCACCCTGCCCGTCCTCGGCCTGCCCTCCTCCCGCTTCCTGAAACTGGCCGAGCAGGCGGGCCTGCCCACCGCCACCGAGGCGTTCGCGGACCGCGCGTACACCGAGGAGGGCACCCTGGTGCCGCGCACCCAGGACGGCGCGGTGATCACGGACGCGGACACGGTGGTCGAACGCTCGGTGGGCCTGGCCCGCTTCGGCATGGTGAACTCCCACTCCGGGGAACGCATTCCGGTCCGCGCCCGCTCCTTGTGCCTGCACGGGGACACCCCGGGCGCCGTGGAGCTGGCACGCCGGGTCCGCACACGCCTGGAGTCCTCGGGCGTCCGCGTTGAGGCGTTCGTATGA
- the pxpB gene encoding 5-oxoprolinase subunit PxpB, with protein MRALLVGDRALLVEVSSGDAAQALHAELLRRRAEGSLSVREIVPAARTVLLDGLDDPARLAERLPMWDIPPLPVRADEAVEIPVRYDGPDLADVAALWGVSEHEVPQIHAAAEFRVAFCGFAPGFGYLTGLPSRYDVPRRATPRTTVPAGSVALAGPYTGVYPRSSPGGWQLIGTTDAVLWDHARVPAALLAPGARVRFVPARYS; from the coding sequence ATGAGGGCGCTTCTTGTCGGCGACCGCGCCCTGCTCGTCGAGGTCTCCTCCGGCGACGCGGCCCAGGCCCTGCACGCCGAACTGCTGCGCCGCCGCGCGGAGGGCTCCCTGTCGGTGCGGGAGATCGTCCCCGCGGCCCGCACGGTCCTCCTGGACGGCCTGGACGACCCCGCGCGCCTGGCGGAGCGCCTCCCCATGTGGGACATACCCCCGCTGCCCGTGCGCGCGGATGAAGCGGTCGAGATCCCCGTTCGGTACGACGGTCCCGACCTGGCGGATGTCGCGGCTCTGTGGGGTGTCTCCGAGCACGAAGTGCCCCAGATCCACGCGGCGGCCGAATTCCGGGTCGCCTTCTGCGGGTTCGCGCCCGGCTTCGGCTACCTCACGGGACTGCCGTCGCGGTACGACGTCCCCCGCCGGGCGACTCCGCGTACGACGGTTCCCGCGGGTTCCGTGGCGCTGGCGGGCCCGTACACGGGCGTGTACCCGCGCTCGTCGCCGGGCGGCTGGCAACTGATCGGGACGACGGACGCGGTGCTCTGGGACCACGCGCGCGTGCCGGCCGCGCTGCTCGCTCCGGGCGCCCGGGTCCGCTTCGTACCGGCGAGGTACTCGTGA
- a CDS encoding biotin-dependent carboxyltransferase family protein, with the protein MTDRALSVVRAGALTTVQDQGRPGHAHLGVPRSGALDAPAAALANRLVGNASEAAVLETTLNGCALRPRSAITVAVAGAPCPVTVDGRPAAWGAPVRVPAGALLDIGHARGGLRSYVAVSGGVAVDPVLGSRSTDLLSGLGPPPLSDGMVLPLGRPDTLHARVDVVPHVAPPAELVLRVTPGPRDDWFTASALRTLTTGAYRVSSASNRIGLRTQGPSLERAVTGELPSEGMVLGAVQVPPDGRPVVFLADHPTTGGYPVIAVVRSTDLPAAAQAVPGTPVRFVAVRRH; encoded by the coding sequence ATGACCGACCGTGCCCTCTCCGTCGTCCGTGCCGGGGCCCTGACCACCGTCCAGGACCAGGGCCGCCCCGGCCACGCGCACCTCGGCGTACCGCGCTCCGGCGCCCTCGACGCGCCCGCGGCCGCGCTGGCCAACCGGCTCGTCGGCAACGCCTCCGAAGCGGCCGTCCTGGAGACGACGCTCAACGGCTGTGCCCTGCGGCCGCGTTCGGCGATCACCGTGGCGGTGGCGGGAGCGCCTTGCCCCGTCACCGTGGACGGGCGTCCGGCCGCCTGGGGAGCGCCCGTACGCGTACCCGCCGGAGCACTGCTGGACATCGGCCACGCGCGCGGCGGGCTGCGCAGCTATGTGGCCGTCTCCGGTGGAGTGGCCGTGGACCCGGTCCTGGGCAGCCGCTCCACGGACCTTCTCTCGGGCCTTGGCCCCCCGCCGCTCTCGGACGGCATGGTGTTGCCCCTGGGCCGCCCGGACACGCTCCACGCGCGCGTGGACGTCGTCCCGCACGTCGCTCCGCCCGCCGAGCTGGTCCTGCGCGTGACGCCGGGCCCGCGCGACGACTGGTTCACGGCGTCGGCCTTGCGCACCCTCACCACCGGCGCCTACCGGGTGTCGTCCGCGAGCAACCGCATCGGTCTGCGTACGCAAGGGCCCTCACTGGAGAGGGCCGTTACCGGCGAACTCCCCAGTGAGGGCATGGTTCTGGGCGCCGTCCAGGTACCGCCCGACGGCCGCCCGGTCGTCTTCCTCGCCGACCATCCGACCACCGGCGGGTACCCGGTGATCGCGGTCGTCCGTTCCACCGACCTCCCCGCGGCCGCTCAGGCGGTCCCGGGCACGCCGGTCCGCTTCGTGGCCGTACGCCGCCACTGA
- a CDS encoding SGNH/GDSL hydrolase family protein encodes MRPLRFVALGDSLTEGVGDPVGEAWRGWAALLAQGLAPAQTPVEFTNLAVSGAQTRDVLERQTPAALALEPDVVSVVIGVNDTLRCTFDIHSVAARLDKVYAAFRARDAVVMTACLPDPGSMLGLPGALARPLARRQRAVNTVVHALSERYGAVHLHAAEEEWLTDRAMWSADRLHPGEQGHRQLALRFHALLAQQGIATGTAPSAEPEFPAPTRSASLLWLATAGTGWVARRCTDLLPQLLTLAAAEVRHRARGTSARLDLSASHAVASALAALSVAEQPDAA; translated from the coding sequence ATGAGACCGCTGCGGTTCGTGGCCCTCGGGGACTCGCTGACGGAAGGCGTGGGTGACCCTGTCGGGGAAGCCTGGCGGGGGTGGGCCGCACTGCTCGCGCAGGGGCTGGCCCCCGCGCAGACGCCCGTGGAGTTCACCAACCTCGCTGTCAGCGGGGCACAGACGCGGGATGTGCTGGAGCGGCAGACACCGGCGGCGCTGGCCTTGGAGCCCGACGTCGTCTCCGTCGTGATCGGTGTCAACGACACCTTGCGCTGCACCTTCGACATCCACTCCGTGGCAGCGCGGCTCGACAAGGTGTACGCGGCGTTCCGGGCTCGGGACGCGGTGGTGATGACGGCCTGTCTGCCCGATCCCGGCTCCATGCTCGGGCTGCCGGGCGCGCTGGCACGCCCGCTGGCCCGCCGGCAGCGGGCCGTCAACACGGTCGTGCACGCGCTGTCCGAGCGGTACGGGGCGGTGCATCTGCACGCCGCGGAGGAGGAGTGGCTGACGGACCGTGCGATGTGGAGCGCGGACCGGCTCCACCCGGGTGAGCAGGGGCACCGGCAACTCGCCCTCCGCTTCCACGCGTTGCTCGCGCAGCAGGGCATCGCCACGGGTACCGCGCCCTCGGCCGAGCCCGAGTTTCCCGCGCCCACGCGGTCGGCCAGTCTGTTGTGGCTGGCCACCGCGGGGACGGGGTGGGTGGCCCGGCGGTGCACGGACCTGCTGCCGCAGTTGCTCACCCTCGCCGCCGCCGAGGTACGCCACCGGGCGCGCGGCACCAGCGCCCGGCTCGACCTCAGCGCCTCGCACGCCGTCGCGTCGGCGCTGGCCGCCTTGTCGGTGGCCGAACAGCCGGACGCGGCATGA
- a CDS encoding glycosyltransferase — translation MSLRIVRLANFVAPASGGLRTALRELGAGYRAAGHEPVLIIPGERATDRDTEQGRVITLPGPLLPGTGGYRVLTDKRRVARLLESLAPDRLEVSDRTTLRWTGVWARRARVPAVMVSHETADGVLRTWGLPEGMARRTADALNVRTAHTYSRVVCTTEFAEREFVRIGARNVVRAPLGVDLVGRHPALRDPGLRAHYARVDEALLVMCSRLSVEKRPGTALDALEALLRRGQRAVLVVAGDGPLRARLEQRARERRLPVTFLGHVSDRAVLGALQASADVCLAPGPAETFGLAALEAMACGTPVVASALSALPEVVGSAGATAADNGDSFADAVRLLLGRPEGERRRAARARAECFGWGAAVEGFLAAHDATVPVRPRAQEGVG, via the coding sequence ATGAGCCTGCGCATCGTACGGCTCGCCAACTTCGTCGCCCCCGCGTCCGGCGGTCTGCGCACCGCGCTGCGGGAGCTGGGCGCCGGTTACCGGGCGGCCGGGCACGAACCGGTGCTCATCATCCCCGGCGAGCGCGCCACCGACCGCGACACCGAACAGGGCCGGGTGATCACGCTGCCCGGGCCGCTGCTGCCCGGGACCGGCGGCTATCGCGTACTCACGGACAAGCGGCGGGTGGCCCGGCTCCTGGAGTCGCTCGCCCCCGACCGCCTCGAAGTCTCCGACCGGACCACCCTGCGCTGGACCGGAGTGTGGGCACGCCGGGCCCGGGTGCCCGCCGTGATGGTCTCCCACGAGACCGCCGACGGAGTACTGCGGACCTGGGGCCTTCCCGAGGGGATGGCCAGGCGGACCGCCGACGCCCTCAACGTCCGTACGGCACACACCTATTCGCGTGTCGTGTGCACCACGGAGTTCGCCGAGCGCGAATTCGTCCGCATCGGCGCCCGCAATGTCGTACGTGCCCCGCTGGGCGTCGATCTGGTGGGCCGCCACCCCGCGCTGCGGGACCCCGGGCTGCGCGCCCATTACGCGCGCGTGGACGAGGCCTTGCTCGTGATGTGCTCCCGGTTGTCCGTCGAGAAGCGGCCGGGTACGGCACTCGACGCGCTGGAGGCACTGCTGCGGCGCGGACAGCGGGCCGTGCTCGTCGTCGCCGGGGACGGACCGCTCAGGGCCCGGCTCGAACAGCGTGCCCGGGAGCGGAGGCTGCCCGTCACCTTCCTCGGGCACGTCTCCGACCGTGCCGTGCTCGGTGCGCTGCAGGCGTCCGCCGACGTGTGCCTGGCCCCCGGGCCCGCCGAGACGTTCGGGCTCGCCGCCCTGGAGGCGATGGCCTGCGGTACGCCCGTGGTGGCCAGCGCGCTGTCCGCCCTTCCGGAGGTCGTCGGGTCCGCCGGGGCCACCGCGGCGGACAACGGGGACTCCTTCGCTGACGCGGTACGGCTGCTGCTCGGGCGTCCCGAGGGCGAGCGCAGGCGGGCCGCACGCGCGCGTGCCGAGTGCTTCGGCTGGGGCGCCGCGGTGGAGGGCTTCCTCGCCGCGCACGACGCGACGGTTCCGGTGCGGCCGCGCGCGCAGGAGGGCGTCGGATGA